In Natator depressus isolate rNatDep1 chromosome 9, rNatDep2.hap1, whole genome shotgun sequence, a single genomic region encodes these proteins:
- the LOC141993594 gene encoding adrenodoxin-like: protein MMARCAPQLIRTLLNGLNLGKVQSFQCLRVAEHNQAPVSLQPKRSFGSTHRLHDVPRDTGSADRVTVHFINRDGERLTATAKEGESLLEVVVNQNLGIDGFGACEGTLACSTCHLIFEEEVFQKLDAITDEELDMLDLAYGLTDTSRLGCQVCVKKAMDGLTVQVPMEVADMRRELEVGKQSK, encoded by the exons ATGATGGCCCGGTGCGCTCCACAGCTTATCCGCACCTTGCTAAACGGACTTAATTTGGGCAAAGTTCAGTCTTTTCAATGCCTCAGAGTAGCGGAGCACAATCAGGCACCTGTCAGCCTGCAGCCAAAGAGAAGCTTCGGCTCCACACACAGGCTCCATGATGTCCCAAGGGACACAGG CTCTGCGGACAGAGTGACGGTGCATTTTATAAACCGGGATGGAGAGAGACTCACGGCCACAGCCAAAGAAGGGGAGAGTTTGCTGGAAGTGGTAGTTAATCAAAACCTGGGCATCGATGGCTTTG gTGCCTGTGAAGGTACATTGGCCTGCTCCACGTGTCACCTCATCTTTGAGGAGGAGGTCTTTCAAAAGTTGGATGCCATTACAGAcgaggagctggacatgctggaTTTGGCCTATGGACTCACTGATAC ATCACGTCTAGGCTGCCAGGTGTGTGTTAAGAAGGCGATGGATGGTCTGACTGTCCAGGTCCCCATGGAGGTTGCTGACATGAGGAGAGAGCTGGAAGTGGGAAAGCAAAGCAAATAA